One genomic segment of Thermodesulfovibrionales bacterium includes these proteins:
- a CDS encoding surface-adhesin E family protein: MKILVLMMLFGMSLIPGVSVGAEWTSITRDQSGDVDIFVDRESISHVSDATVRGWVKYRYSQPKQFDSRFIKELEVYGEYHCTERSYKIIRSIAYFADGTNEPDQSERQGHILRDDVVFEYLCK, from the coding sequence ATGAAGATACTCGTCTTGATGATGCTCTTTGGCATGTCTCTCATCCCGGGCGTCTCGGTGGGGGCAGAGTGGACATCGATTACAAGGGACCAGTCTGGTGATGTCGACATATTTGTCGACCGCGAAAGCATAAGTCATGTCTCGGATGCTACCGTCAGGGGTTGGGTCAAGTATCGATATTCGCAGCCAAAACAATTTGACTCCAGATTCATTAAGGAACTGGAGGTGTACGGGGAATATCACTGTACCGAAAGGTCGTATAAGATTATCCGGAGTATAGCGTATTTCGCCGATGGCACAAACGAGCCTGACCAGTCTGAGAGGCAAGGCCATATCCTGCGCGACGATGTAGTCTTCGAATACCTGTGTAAGTAA
- a CDS encoding PilZ domain-containing protein, translating to MINSGKRRYQRFIVEKLGIYAKTVYVEETELLNISMTGACVAAKESLRPSDKHLIKLLGKGKPLTLPCQVIWEKASPEEKEPWPEATAVYRAGVEFEVSSSDKLVVLKDFIRVSGVPNDQVERDEYQPSALRFKVYTNEKALLYYPRVSPVKVLGRGGMLIESDKGLEVDRIFPMALFLPRADLPIKFQGRIACSLEMPDKKSRHAHVGIEFLGLTQEDESRLTAFLETLMVIPIREKLSRLFRKIFFLQEKPRRAG from the coding sequence ATGATAAATTCGGGGAAAAGACGATATCAAAGATTTATCGTGGAGAAACTCGGCATCTATGCCAAGACGGTCTACGTTGAGGAGACTGAGCTCCTGAACATCAGCATGACAGGGGCGTGCGTAGCGGCAAAGGAGAGCTTAAGGCCCTCGGACAAGCATCTCATTAAACTTCTCGGAAAAGGGAAGCCCCTAACTCTCCCGTGCCAGGTGATATGGGAAAAGGCGAGTCCCGAGGAAAAAGAGCCGTGGCCGGAAGCCACTGCCGTTTACAGGGCAGGAGTGGAGTTTGAAGTTTCTTCTTCTGATAAGCTGGTTGTCCTGAAAGATTTCATCAGGGTGTCCGGCGTTCCGAATGATCAGGTGGAACGTGATGAATACCAGCCAAGCGCCCTGAGATTTAAGGTGTATACGAATGAAAAGGCGCTTCTCTATTACCCGAGGGTTTCGCCGGTGAAGGTATTAGGGCGCGGCGGCATGCTCATCGAATCGGATAAGGGACTCGAGGTCGATCGGATATTCCCCATGGCGCTCTTTCTTCCCCGTGCGGATCTGCCGATAAAGTTTCAGGGGAGGATCGCCTGCTCTCTCGAGATGCCGGACAAGAAATCTCGACACGCTCATGTCGGGATTGAGTTTCTCGGTCTGACCCAAGAAGACGAGTCGAGACTGACTGCGTTTCTCGAGACCTTGATGGTGATACCAATTCGTGAAAAGCTTTCGAGGCTCTTTCGAAAGATCTTCTTCTTGCAAGAAAAACCGAGACGAGCGGGATGA
- a CDS encoding tetratricopeptide repeat protein codes for MLKSMPASILSFFGKKDTGSRYFRLVPYLIVILLIAAAYGGSLRNGFIWDDETFMVNNKYVHDISRWEEYFTTPESISSEPTLSRMYRPVQTLSFAIDALLWGKKAGGFHLTSLALHAACCAAIIFAFGLLIGRTLVIASAIIFAVHPALSEGVLSLSARGNQLYTLFSLLSLGAFMRVARPFDRNHFFCLATLSIALLSKEPAIALIALLPVLQIGFNRPWEFQAKQTLLLYLPLVISVALFLLLRAHVVGAAKVVPYWGGSLWATVQMQAEVFVIYLSLLVWPFSLQGRYVIPPPAPFPDPAAIGALLLNVILIVAGVVTYRAGDRPKLLALAIIWFYISLAPVSNIIPIPGSMLGERFIYFAFAGVIPLLAAAAGESVFKRHAIIAACCGAVVLSSWLVTDITRTPVWRDNKSFFTLATVQVPTSIAVQVRMAQEEIASKETDSALRRLEGILNSRSVSPLQRDMALVHYWYGRALLAADRPPEAYREFRISADLFEEPRKDLILYLAEAAARSGDFRGALSLLEKELKKSMEDDSIWNGMGNVYLMTGDLSSAASSYQQALRINPRNTEAASNLQFVLRRQALKTH; via the coding sequence ATGCTAAAAAGCATGCCTGCTTCCATCCTCTCTTTTTTCGGAAAGAAGGACACGGGGTCCCGATATTTCCGGTTAGTGCCTTACCTCATTGTTATTCTCCTCATAGCCGCGGCCTACGGCGGCAGCCTGAGGAATGGCTTCATATGGGATGACGAGACATTTATGGTGAATAACAAATATGTTCATGATATCTCTCGCTGGGAAGAATATTTTACGACGCCGGAATCCATTTCGAGCGAACCGACTTTGTCTCGGATGTACAGACCGGTCCAGACGCTCTCCTTTGCGATCGACGCTCTCCTGTGGGGGAAGAAAGCCGGAGGGTTTCATCTCACCTCACTCGCTCTACACGCTGCGTGCTGCGCCGCCATCATCTTTGCATTCGGGCTGCTCATCGGCAGAACTCTTGTCATAGCATCCGCCATCATTTTTGCCGTTCATCCTGCCCTCTCAGAAGGGGTCCTCAGCCTCTCAGCGAGAGGAAACCAGTTATACACGCTCTTTTCGCTTCTGTCACTCGGAGCTTTTATGAGGGTCGCCCGACCTTTCGACAGGAATCACTTTTTTTGCCTTGCCACCCTCTCGATAGCCCTCCTCTCCAAGGAGCCGGCGATTGCGCTCATCGCCTTATTGCCCGTCTTACAAATAGGATTCAACCGTCCATGGGAGTTTCAGGCGAAACAGACGCTGCTCCTCTATCTGCCGCTCGTGATATCCGTTGCACTCTTTCTGCTCCTGCGTGCTCACGTTGTCGGCGCCGCGAAGGTGGTTCCTTACTGGGGCGGCTCGCTGTGGGCGACGGTACAGATGCAGGCGGAGGTTTTTGTAATCTACCTCTCCCTTCTTGTCTGGCCGTTCAGCCTGCAGGGAAGATACGTGATCCCTCCTCCCGCTCCCTTTCCCGATCCCGCTGCAATCGGGGCGCTCCTTCTGAACGTGATCCTCATCGTCGCGGGCGTAGTCACCTATCGGGCGGGCGACAGGCCAAAATTGCTTGCGCTCGCCATAATCTGGTTTTATATATCGCTCGCGCCGGTCTCCAACATCATCCCGATTCCCGGATCGATGCTGGGCGAGAGATTTATCTATTTTGCCTTCGCGGGCGTGATACCCCTTCTCGCTGCTGCCGCGGGAGAGTCTGTTTTCAAGAGACACGCAATCATCGCAGCATGCTGCGGAGCCGTCGTGCTCAGTTCCTGGCTCGTTACGGACATCACGAGAACACCGGTTTGGCGGGACAATAAGAGCTTTTTTACTCTCGCAACTGTTCAGGTGCCGACGAGTATCGCTGTTCAGGTCAGGATGGCGCAGGAAGAAATCGCGTCGAAGGAGACAGATTCGGCCCTGAGACGCCTGGAGGGAATCCTTAACTCCCGGTCGGTATCCCCTCTCCAGAGAGACATGGCTCTGGTCCATTATTGGTATGGAAGGGCGCTGCTCGCGGCGGATCGGCCTCCAGAGGCATACAGAGAATTCAGGATCAGTGCCGATCTGTTCGAAGAACCGCGAAAGGATCTTATCTTATACCTCGCCGAGGCAGCGGCTCGTTCGGGTGACTTTAGGGGTGCGCTTTCGCTCCTCGAGAAAGAATTGAAGAAGTCAATGGAGGACGATAGCATATGGAACGGCATGGGAAACGTCTATCTCATGACGGGAGATCTTTCCTCCGCCGCTTCCTCTTATCAACAGGCCTTGAGGATTAATCCCCGCAATACCGAAGCAGCATCAAATCTTCAGTTTGTCCTCAGGCGACAGGCGCTGAAAACGCACTGA
- a CDS encoding UDP-glucuronic acid decarboxylase family protein, whose product MSGRQDSNKKRVLVTGGAGFLGSHLCERLLGDGDEVLCVDNFYTGRRANIVHLMKNPFFEVLRHDICFPLYVEVDEIYNLACPASPVHYQFDPVQTTKTSVHGSINMLGLAKRIKAKILLASTSEVYGDPTVHPQPETYWGNVNPLGPRACYDEGKRCAETLFFDYYRQHRLRIKVARIFNTYGPRMHPHDGRVVSNFIMQALKEEEITIYGDGSQTRSFCYVDDLIEGIVRLMNSPDEFIGPVNLGTTEEFSILSLAETVLRLTGSRSRIAYKPLPEDDPTQRQPDISLARKELHWLPTLDLVEGLSRTISYFREIANR is encoded by the coding sequence ATGTCGGGACGTCAAGACAGTAACAAGAAGAGAGTCCTCGTGACCGGAGGAGCCGGCTTTCTTGGTTCGCATCTCTGTGAGAGACTTTTAGGTGATGGGGACGAGGTGCTCTGTGTCGATAACTTCTATACCGGCCGGAGGGCAAATATCGTCCACCTGATGAAAAATCCCTTCTTCGAGGTTCTCCGTCACGATATCTGCTTTCCCCTATACGTTGAGGTGGACGAGATTTACAACCTCGCATGTCCGGCCTCGCCGGTTCATTATCAGTTTGATCCCGTTCAGACAACAAAGACTTCCGTTCACGGAAGTATCAACATGCTCGGTTTGGCGAAACGGATAAAGGCAAAGATCTTGCTGGCATCTACGAGTGAAGTATACGGGGACCCCACGGTGCATCCGCAGCCCGAAACCTATTGGGGAAATGTGAATCCTCTCGGCCCCAGGGCTTGTTATGACGAGGGAAAGCGGTGTGCGGAAACACTCTTTTTTGACTATTACCGCCAGCATAGGTTGAGGATAAAAGTTGCGCGAATCTTCAATACCTACGGACCGAGAATGCACCCTCATGACGGTCGGGTCGTGAGCAATTTTATCATGCAGGCATTAAAAGAGGAGGAGATCACGATCTATGGTGATGGAAGCCAGACAAGGAGTTTTTGCTATGTTGACGACCTTATCGAGGGGATCGTTAGGCTGATGAACAGTCCCGATGAATTTATCGGACCTGTCAACCTGGGAACTACCGAGGAGTTTTCTATCCTCTCGCTGGCAGAGACGGTCTTGAGGTTGACCGGTTCACGATCGCGAATCGCCTACAAGCCTCTTCCCGAAGATGATCCGACACAAAGGCAGCCCGATATATCTCTGGCGAGGAAAGAGTTGCATTGGCTTCCTACCCTTGATCTTGTGGAGGGATTGAGCAGGACCATCTCCTATTTCCGGGAGATCGCGAATCGATAG
- a CDS encoding class I SAM-dependent methyltransferase, translated as MTRRKITRGYGLLEGFLARKRAAMVDSLIPEDYRAGRILDIGCGSYPLFLDRTRFAVKYGIDGTVAVNAVLHDITLMRYDVASGGPLPFGEGYFDVITMLAVVEHLERRELLILMKEIYRVLKFGGLYILTTPAPWTEPILRILAKLRLVSPLEIGEHKEAYSRRRMIEILQNVPFPLEQIKLGHFELFLNTWAVAKK; from the coding sequence GTGACGAGACGGAAGATAACGAGGGGATACGGATTATTAGAAGGCTTTCTGGCCCGGAAGAGAGCGGCAATGGTCGATTCCCTCATACCGGAGGATTACCGGGCGGGACGAATACTCGATATCGGGTGCGGCTCTTACCCGCTCTTCTTAGATAGGACACGGTTTGCCGTGAAATACGGGATCGACGGAACCGTCGCCGTGAATGCAGTTCTTCATGATATCACACTCATGCGCTATGACGTCGCTTCGGGAGGCCCCCTTCCTTTTGGTGAGGGCTATTTTGATGTTATTACGATGCTTGCCGTCGTTGAGCATCTTGAACGACGGGAACTTCTCATCCTCATGAAAGAGATATACCGTGTACTGAAATTCGGGGGCTTGTATATCCTGACGACGCCCGCTCCGTGGACGGAACCGATCCTGAGGATTCTGGCAAAACTGAGATTAGTCAGCCCGCTCGAAATCGGGGAACACAAGGAAGCTTACTCACGGAGGAGAATGATCGAGATTCTCCAAAACGTGCCGTTTCCGTTAGAACAGATCAAACTCGGACATTTTGAACTCTTTCTGAATACGTGGGCAGTGGCGAAGAAATAA
- a CDS encoding glycosyltransferase family 2 protein: MKLSVVVPVYNEKNTIREICERVRAVDIEKEIIIVDDCSTDGTREIVREMANEDTRVYFHAENRGKGAALRTGFEKATGDILIVQDADLEYNPEEYPRLVKPVLEGKADVVYGSRFAGGEEHRVLFFWHMVGNKFLTLLSNMLTNIDLTDMETCYKVFRRDIYKRIIIEENRFGFEPEITAKVCKLKARIYEVGISYAGRDYNEGKKIGWKDGISALRCIIKYNIFR; encoded by the coding sequence ATGAAGCTATCGGTTGTCGTCCCCGTGTACAATGAAAAGAATACGATACGGGAAATTTGCGAGCGCGTAAGGGCAGTAGACATAGAAAAAGAAATTATCATCGTGGATGATTGTTCAACCGATGGTACGAGGGAAATAGTCCGCGAAATGGCAAATGAAGACACTCGAGTATATTTTCATGCGGAGAACAGGGGCAAAGGCGCGGCCTTGCGGACGGGGTTTGAAAAAGCGACGGGTGACATCCTCATCGTGCAGGATGCCGACCTCGAGTATAATCCTGAAGAATATCCTCGTTTGGTCAAGCCTGTCCTTGAAGGCAAAGCCGATGTGGTCTATGGTTCACGGTTTGCAGGAGGAGAGGAACACAGGGTCTTATTCTTCTGGCACATGGTCGGAAACAAATTCTTGACGTTGCTTTCCAATATGCTTACCAATATAGATTTAACCGATATGGAGACCTGCTACAAAGTGTTCAGGCGTGATATCTACAAAAGGATCATCATCGAGGAGAATCGCTTTGGTTTCGAACCCGAAATCACCGCAAAGGTCTGCAAGCTCAAGGCGAGGATCTATGAGGTGGGCATATCCTATGCGGGAAGAGACTACAACGAAGGGAAAAAAATTGGTTGGAAAGACGGCATCTCAGCCCTCAGATGCATAATAAAATATAATATCTTCCGGTAG
- a CDS encoding universal stress protein, with translation MEIKKILFAADFPGKTVKAVSFAADLAKRYGARLYIVHVVQDLEKMTEWYAPRVNMDELHRTMESKALRELERCVKESGGHGDIEYRLLKGSPHAEILKFKRDNDIEMIVLGTSGGVADKIIKESRRPVLIVEPREEKPESMSARLCSGGTEIRL, from the coding sequence ATGGAGATCAAGAAGATTCTCTTTGCTGCTGACTTTCCCGGGAAGACGGTAAAGGCGGTTTCTTTCGCCGCGGATTTGGCAAAGCGTTACGGAGCAAGGCTCTATATCGTGCATGTCGTTCAGGATCTAGAAAAGATGACCGAATGGTACGCTCCAAGGGTGAATATGGACGAACTCCATAGAACGATGGAGTCGAAGGCTTTGAGGGAACTGGAGCGTTGCGTTAAAGAATCCGGAGGCCACGGGGACATCGAATACCGTCTCTTGAAGGGGTCTCCCCACGCAGAGATACTGAAGTTCAAGAGAGATAACGACATAGAGATGATTGTTCTCGGCACTTCAGGCGGGGTAGCAGACAAGATCATAAAGGAGTCCCGACGCCCTGTTCTCATTGTGGAGCCCCGTGAAGAAAAGCCCGAAAGCATGTCGGCAAGATTATGCAGCGGGGGCACGGAGATTCGGCTCTGA
- a CDS encoding carbon starvation protein A: MNALTLVFVALLLFTVAYRFYGLFIARRVLGLKEDRDTPAVSMADGHDYHKTNKYVLFGHHFAAIAAAGPLLGPVLAAQFGYLPGALWILIGAVVAGGVHDTVVLFASVRHRGRSLSKIAESEIGKTAGAVASIAFLFILILTLAGLSIAVVNAMFESAWGTFTVFATMPIAFLMGIWMYKIRPGDVKGGSVIGVSLLLLAILAGPSVASNPALASLFTLSKKQISIIIPLYGFAASVLPVWLLLCPRDYLSTYLKVGTIVLLASGICLVQPEFQMAAITKYVSGGGPVIPGKVFPFVFITIACGALSGFHAIIGSGTTPKMIGNERDILFIGYGAMLVEGFVAVMALIAACVLVPADYFAINAPPAVFEKLGMTTVHLPELSLQVGEKIQGRPGGAVSLAVGMAYIFSAVPFMKGLMSYWYHFAIMFEAVFILTAVDTGTRVGRFLLQEMIGKAIPKFLEKRWMPGIVITSLLFTGSWGYLVYTGDIATIWPLFGMSNQLLASSAFIIGTIMLIRMGKVKYAWITALPGIFMAFVTMYAGYLNIMMNYLPKGKYLLAALSVIIMALVAVVFITAVKRCYDLLQVKKPVEDNYGDLVLEMVEE, translated from the coding sequence ATGAATGCCTTGACACTGGTTTTCGTTGCTCTGCTGTTATTCACCGTGGCCTACAGGTTTTACGGCCTGTTCATCGCCAGGAGAGTACTCGGTCTCAAGGAGGACAGGGATACGCCCGCCGTTTCCATGGCGGACGGTCATGACTACCATAAGACGAACAAGTACGTATTGTTCGGACACCACTTCGCTGCGATAGCCGCCGCCGGACCGCTCCTGGGTCCGGTGCTCGCTGCGCAATTCGGATATCTCCCCGGTGCCCTCTGGATACTGATAGGAGCGGTCGTAGCAGGAGGGGTCCACGACACGGTAGTGCTCTTTGCCTCGGTGAGGCATAGGGGCCGGAGTCTCTCCAAAATCGCCGAAAGTGAGATAGGGAAAACAGCGGGGGCAGTCGCCTCCATCGCCTTTCTCTTCATCCTCATCCTCACCCTTGCAGGGCTTTCGATCGCCGTGGTGAACGCCATGTTCGAAAGCGCCTGGGGAACATTTACCGTCTTTGCCACTATGCCGATCGCCTTCCTCATGGGAATCTGGATGTACAAGATAAGACCGGGTGATGTGAAGGGGGGCAGTGTTATCGGTGTATCGCTTCTCCTTCTCGCGATACTGGCAGGTCCCTCTGTTGCTTCAAACCCGGCGTTGGCTTCGCTGTTCACGCTCTCCAAGAAACAGATATCGATCATCATTCCGCTATACGGCTTCGCTGCTTCGGTTCTTCCCGTATGGCTTCTCCTCTGTCCGAGGGACTACCTTTCGACGTACCTCAAGGTGGGGACCATCGTGCTGCTCGCCTCGGGGATATGCCTCGTCCAGCCTGAATTCCAGATGGCCGCGATCACCAAGTATGTGAGTGGCGGCGGGCCCGTCATCCCCGGAAAGGTCTTCCCCTTCGTCTTCATCACGATCGCCTGCGGGGCCCTGTCAGGGTTCCACGCAATCATCGGCTCAGGGACGACACCGAAGATGATCGGCAATGAGAGAGATATCCTCTTTATCGGATACGGAGCGATGCTTGTTGAGGGCTTTGTCGCTGTCATGGCTCTGATCGCTGCATGCGTCCTCGTCCCCGCTGACTACTTTGCGATCAATGCTCCGCCAGCGGTATTCGAGAAGCTTGGAATGACCACGGTGCATCTCCCGGAACTCTCTCTGCAGGTCGGCGAAAAGATCCAGGGAAGACCGGGGGGAGCCGTCTCGCTCGCAGTGGGCATGGCCTATATCTTCTCGGCCGTGCCCTTCATGAAGGGGCTCATGTCCTACTGGTATCACTTCGCCATTATGTTTGAGGCGGTCTTCATATTGACGGCTGTCGACACCGGCACCAGGGTCGGAAGATTCCTTCTCCAGGAGATGATCGGGAAGGCTATTCCGAAATTTCTGGAGAAGAGATGGATGCCCGGCATAGTCATAACGAGCCTTCTCTTCACCGGCTCGTGGGGGTATCTCGTCTATACCGGCGACATCGCGACGATCTGGCCCCTCTTCGGCATGAGCAATCAGCTCCTTGCCTCCAGCGCCTTCATCATAGGGACGATCATGCTGATCAGGATGGGAAAGGTGAAATACGCGTGGATCACCGCCCTGCCGGGCATCTTCATGGCCTTTGTCACCATGTATGCGGGCTATCTGAACATCATGATGAACTATCTGCCAAAGGGCAAATATCTGCTCGCCGCACTCTCAGTCATCATTATGGCGCTCGTGGCGGTAGTCTTCATCACGGCCGTCAAGAGATGCTATGACCTGCTTCAAGTGAAGAAGCCGGTAGAAGATAACTACGGTGACCTCGTTCTTGAAATGGTCGAGGAGTAA
- a CDS encoding fumarylacetoacetate hydrolase family protein: protein MHIVSYRSRRPWRAGIVCDSLLLDAAELDPGSPEAPSTVRGLLEKGGSAIDQLLHRAKAAFAERSERRMPVESIEVGPPIPDPDKIICLGLNYHEHARELHMPISRVPALFAKFRNALSGPTSPIVLPRISSQIDYEGELTVVIGRRCRNVSEEEALRFVAGYTIMNDVSARDLQLETSQWTAGKSLDTFAPMGPGIVPASSIPDPQALRITTRVNGVTLQQGNTRDMIFPVTRTIAFLSSLMTLEPGDLIATGTPSGVGFKRQPPVFLKDGDIVEVEIERIGVIRNPVVRPEKIEEAGNPV from the coding sequence GTGCACATTGTCAGTTATCGGTCGCGGAGGCCATGGCGTGCGGGAATCGTATGCGATTCACTCCTTCTCGACGCTGCCGAGCTAGATCCCGGCTCTCCTGAGGCTCCATCGACGGTACGCGGTCTTCTCGAAAAGGGAGGCTCGGCGATTGATCAGTTGCTCCATCGTGCCAAAGCCGCCTTCGCAGAGAGAAGCGAGCGTCGTATGCCGGTTGAGTCGATTGAAGTCGGGCCGCCGATTCCCGACCCCGACAAGATTATCTGTCTGGGACTGAATTACCATGAGCATGCCCGGGAGCTGCACATGCCCATTTCCCGGGTTCCCGCGTTATTCGCCAAATTCCGCAACGCCTTGTCCGGTCCTACCAGTCCCATTGTCCTCCCCCGAATCAGTTCTCAGATTGACTACGAGGGTGAGCTTACCGTCGTTATCGGCCGGCGTTGCAGGAACGTCTCCGAAGAGGAAGCGCTTCGCTTTGTTGCCGGATATACGATCATGAACGATGTCAGCGCTCGTGACCTTCAGCTGGAGACGAGCCAATGGACCGCCGGAAAGAGCCTCGATACCTTCGCGCCGATGGGCCCGGGAATCGTGCCGGCATCTTCCATTCCCGATCCCCAGGCCTTACGAATCACGACACGGGTGAATGGCGTCACTTTGCAGCAAGGGAACACCCGTGACATGATCTTCCCGGTCACACGGACAATCGCCTTCCTGAGCTCACTGATGACCCTCGAGCCGGGCGATCTCATAGCCACGGGGACCCCTTCGGGAGTGGGGTTTAAGCGGCAACCCCCGGTCTTTCTCAAAGACGGGGACATAGTAGAGGTGGAGATCGAGCGAATCGGCGTGATCCGCAATCCCGTCGTCAGACCTGAGAAGATAGAGGAGGCGGGGAACCCTGTTTAA
- a CDS encoding lysylphosphatidylglycerol synthase transmembrane domain-containing protein, giving the protein MRRQRSWKYHAIAFIVGVGILAALIHHAGLERFVDIVLHASPSWFAASLTAYGISWIFRTWRLERFTAHAGTKIKIRDLFKLYISGYALNAIFPAKLGDVATVGYLRIRGITIGRSAAIILQTRILDMVALLFLSLAAVLVSTERISLGWIKGVIFACILIITIPMGLTLLDRNKSLSALIERFVDKHILNTFCKTVGGKIKDAYDSYHAIVSERRLMTVSIVFSIMIWFFEGLTCYMISRAVAAHIPLLSIILAVSTGNMGKIVPATPGAIGIYESMVAAVLVMFGVSFDLATVIAILDHATKKAFTLFFGIPATASL; this is encoded by the coding sequence ATGAGACGCCAGAGATCGTGGAAATACCACGCAATCGCTTTCATCGTCGGTGTCGGCATCCTCGCGGCCTTGATCCATCACGCCGGATTGGAGCGATTTGTGGACATAGTTCTCCACGCGTCACCCTCCTGGTTTGCGGCCTCATTGACGGCCTATGGAATATCCTGGATATTCAGGACATGGAGGCTCGAGCGATTTACGGCGCACGCGGGAACAAAAATCAAGATCCGCGACCTGTTTAAATTGTATATCTCCGGATATGCATTAAATGCGATCTTCCCGGCAAAGCTCGGAGATGTCGCAACCGTAGGATATCTGAGAATCAGAGGCATCACCATCGGCAGGTCTGCAGCGATTATTCTCCAGACGCGGATATTGGACATGGTGGCCCTCCTGTTCCTGTCTTTAGCTGCTGTTCTCGTATCGACCGAAAGAATTTCCCTTGGATGGATAAAGGGCGTAATCTTCGCCTGCATTCTCATCATCACTATTCCGATGGGCCTGACGCTCCTCGACAGGAATAAATCACTTTCCGCGCTCATCGAGAGATTCGTAGATAAACATATTCTGAATACCTTTTGTAAGACCGTAGGGGGGAAGATAAAGGATGCTTATGACAGCTATCATGCCATTGTCTCGGAGCGGCGGTTAATGACCGTCTCCATCGTTTTCTCCATCATGATCTGGTTTTTCGAAGGACTGACCTGCTACATGATTTCTCGCGCTGTCGCCGCTCATATTCCGCTGCTCTCCATTATACTCGCGGTATCGACCGGAAACATGGGGAAGATCGTTCCGGCCACGCCGGGTGCTATCGGTATCTACGAGAGTATGGTAGCCGCCGTCCTCGTCATGTTTGGAGTCTCCTTCGATCTTGCGACGGTGATCGCGATTTTAGATCACGCCACAAAGAAAGCGTTTACGCTGTTCTTCGGCATTCCCGCCACGGCATCCCTCTGA
- a CDS encoding mannosyltransferase family protein → MKRTLRNVFFVLTVFVISRACVVIGIFLGRKFLSFPADLSNKVLEKTWWESLARWDAGYYIDIVLNGYHYLPDGKTHNIAFFPLYPLLIRIVDDITKLSPLMSGIIISNACFLVALLLLHRYTEKYHPDSNPDLTAMLMAFFPFGVFFSSVYTESLFLCLCLFSFFMFREGKTMLSAIGLFLMTATRLAGLFVVPALGLSYLFTRVIPFPKKKSPLKGRELLNLVVWGLVAISGFVCFAAYQQISFGHWDAFIRVQIAWKDRVGNFSSLLSEMHPDLYNVMNIVPAGILLGASILFLFLKNYRIYSVWGLLAVLIPLSTGTFMSMGRYSMVFFPLAIYGGCLLKKTAILRDIALMTSSSLLVVLSTLFAKYYFIG, encoded by the coding sequence ATGAAAAGGACCCTGCGTAACGTTTTCTTTGTTTTGACGGTCTTTGTCATTTCACGCGCCTGTGTAGTCATCGGTATCTTCTTGGGGAGGAAGTTCCTTTCCTTTCCGGCCGATCTTTCGAACAAGGTTCTTGAAAAGACCTGGTGGGAATCGCTGGCGCGGTGGGATGCCGGCTACTATATCGATATTGTCCTCAACGGTTACCACTACCTTCCCGACGGCAAAACACACAATATCGCCTTCTTTCCACTCTACCCCCTGTTGATCAGAATCGTCGACGATATCACGAAGCTGTCACCTCTCATGAGTGGCATCATAATTTCGAATGCCTGCTTTCTCGTCGCTCTCCTGCTCCTCCACCGGTATACGGAAAAATACCACCCCGATTCTAATCCCGATCTTACGGCCATGCTTATGGCATTCTTTCCCTTTGGCGTTTTTTTTTCATCCGTTTATACTGAATCACTGTTCTTGTGCCTCTGTCTCTTTTCCTTCTTCATGTTCAGGGAAGGAAAGACGATGCTCTCCGCAATCGGACTTTTCCTGATGACAGCGACGAGGCTTGCGGGCCTTTTTGTGGTGCCCGCGTTGGGTCTGTCCTATCTCTTCACCAGGGTGATCCCCTTTCCCAAGAAGAAGTCGCCGCTAAAAGGAAGGGAACTTCTGAATCTGGTCGTATGGGGTTTGGTCGCGATATCCGGATTTGTCTGCTTTGCAGCTTACCAGCAAATTTCCTTCGGACACTGGGATGCCTTCATCAGGGTCCAGATCGCTTGGAAAGACCGTGTCGGCAACTTTTCGAGTCTGCTTTCCGAAATGCATCCGGACCTTTACAACGTCATGAATATTGTGCCGGCCGGAATACTCCTCGGCGCAAGTATCCTCTTTCTCTTCTTGAAGAATTACCGGATTTATTCAGTGTGGGGTCTGCTTGCGGTGCTCATTCCTCTTTCGACCGGAACCTTCATGAGCATGGGCAGGTATTCGATGGTCTTTTTCCCTCTCGCGATCTATGGCGGATGTTTATTGAAGAAGACCGCCATCCTGAGGGATATAGCTCTTATGACCTCTTCATCGCTTCTTGTCGTTCTCAGCACGCTGTTCGCCAAGTATTATTTCATCGGATGA